Proteins encoded in a region of the bacterium genome:
- a CDS encoding biotin--[acetyl-CoA-carboxylase] ligase, with protein MKLRSGSGPVDRDWFGLEAFLPGPRFTRDGGQLYLLDEVGSTNDFLRGRGPDAVGRLCRWDGWGWVAQTRSRQAPVRELKPGTVVVARRQTAGRGRQGRQWVDCGGLHLSVSVPRHRAAFNRGFSVWLGLIVALVLREGERIDARLKWPNDIVVDRRKLGGLLLERAGTGESAQVVAGLGLNLSAGPHDMPWALRETATSLASEGGRVPRLGELCARLLSRVEAELDRFCDEGWAEYRPALELLDSLLGQRVRLVTRQGEIRGRAIGIDDQGALLVETQLDDGSKRVDAVRVGDVHLLPAADEPREGGADAGGDR; from the coding sequence ATGAAATTGCGAAGCGGCAGCGGCCCGGTCGACCGGGACTGGTTCGGGCTCGAGGCGTTCCTGCCGGGGCCGCGCTTCACGCGCGACGGCGGTCAGTTGTACCTGCTGGACGAGGTCGGGAGCACGAACGATTTCCTGCGCGGGCGGGGCCCGGACGCCGTGGGGCGGCTGTGCCGCTGGGACGGCTGGGGCTGGGTGGCGCAGACCCGGTCGCGCCAGGCGCCGGTCCGCGAGCTGAAGCCGGGAACCGTGGTCGTGGCCCGGCGCCAGACCGCCGGACGGGGCCGCCAGGGGCGCCAATGGGTCGATTGCGGCGGGCTACACCTTTCGGTCTCCGTGCCGCGACACCGGGCGGCGTTCAACCGGGGTTTCTCGGTCTGGCTGGGACTGATCGTCGCGCTCGTCCTGCGCGAGGGTGAGCGTATCGACGCCCGCCTGAAGTGGCCCAACGACATCGTCGTCGACCGGCGCAAGCTGGGCGGACTGTTGCTCGAGCGCGCGGGAACCGGCGAGTCGGCGCAGGTTGTGGCCGGGCTGGGGCTGAACCTGTCGGCCGGGCCCCACGACATGCCGTGGGCCTTGCGCGAGACGGCAACCAGCCTGGCCTCCGAAGGCGGTCGCGTGCCGCGCCTGGGGGAATTGTGCGCCCGGCTGCTTTCGCGCGTCGAGGCGGAACTGGATCGTTTCTGCGACGAGGGTTGGGCGGAGTACCGGCCGGCCCTGGAACTGCTGGACAGCCTGCTGGGCCAGCGGGTCCGGCTCGTGACGCGACAAGGCGAGATCCGGGGTCGCGCGATCGGGATCGATGACCAGGGTGCGTTGCTCGTGGAAACCCAGCTGGATGACGGTTCAAAGCGTGTCGATGCCGTGCGAGTGGGCGACGTACACCTGCTGCCTGCCGCCGATGAGCCCCGCGAAGGAGGCGCCGATGCGGGCGGTGATCGTTGA
- a CDS encoding type III pantothenate kinase, with the protein MTTRQSCRTGTVSPNRAPLVPTVPEQCRGGGSCRAHRRPYRVDVGTATTVDVLSARRFRGRVIAPGMAFALQQIGARAARLRHVPFAEVPLVAGADTSSAMAAGAFHAGIGGVENLVTACRPPTGHRRSLSPGALPVPGCADASC; encoded by the coding sequence TTGACCACACGGCAAAGCTGCCGTACCGGCACCGTCTCGCCGAACCGGGCGCCACTGGTGCCGACCGTTCCTGAGCAATGTCGCGGCGGCGGTAGCTGCCGGGCTCACCGACGCCCTTATCGTGTCGACGTCGGCACCGCCACGACGGTCGATGTCCTGAGCGCGAGGCGTTTTCGAGGGCGGGTGATCGCGCCGGGCATGGCGTTCGCGCTGCAGCAGATCGGCGCGCGGGCGGCCCGGTTGCGCCACGTCCCGTTTGCCGAGGTGCCCCTCGTCGCCGGGGCCGACACGTCTTCGGCCATGGCCGCCGGCGCGTTCCACGCCGGAATCGGCGGAGTCGAGAACCTCGTCACGGCCTGCAGGCCGCCCACGGGCCATCGGAGATCGTTGTCACCGGGGGCTCTGCCGGTTCCCGGCTGCGCCGACGCGTCTTGTTGA
- a CDS encoding helix-turn-helix domain-containing protein: MSGTSDPKLPGARRPEALKPEARKADAQVPDARKPEAKLPEAKLPEARTPGAMIAEARRKRGLSADDLAERTKIPVTLLVALEADEYHRLSGPLYARSFLRSCAKELGLPVEDVLDLYNRHSGETVRAPGEPPQVPSAVRIKRVGLPWAKLAVGFAAVAGLAVLSFVLTRPGNDASDSQAAVASQPVARAAAGPSVRGNALPEVEPAVPVAAAADSLPTGRPGLGFADGMTWPLVVRLQLASPALVRARRDGDEFYADVAWPADGAHQPVPVGAIVAGSAYATPTGFVIYWGAVGRLSLVLGAAEGVELTVNGEPRRVDLPLDGGELILDLEAAASPLP; the protein is encoded by the coding sequence ATGTCCGGCACTTCCGATCCCAAGTTGCCCGGCGCCAGAAGGCCGGAGGCCCTGAAGCCGGAAGCCCGGAAGGCGGATGCCCAGGTGCCGGATGCCCGGAAGCCGGAAGCCAAGCTGCCCGAAGCCAAGCTGCCCGAAGCCAGGACGCCCGGCGCCATGATCGCCGAAGCCCGCCGGAAGCGGGGACTTTCAGCCGACGATCTTGCCGAGCGCACGAAGATCCCCGTCACCCTGCTGGTGGCGCTGGAAGCGGACGAGTACCACCGCCTGTCCGGCCCTCTGTACGCCCGGAGTTTCCTGCGGTCCTGCGCCAAGGAACTCGGCTTGCCGGTGGAAGACGTGCTCGACCTCTACAACCGCCACAGCGGCGAGACGGTCCGAGCGCCAGGCGAGCCGCCGCAGGTGCCTTCCGCCGTACGTATCAAGCGTGTCGGGCTGCCGTGGGCCAAATTGGCCGTGGGTTTCGCCGCTGTTGCGGGGCTGGCGGTACTGTCGTTTGTGCTGACCCGCCCGGGCAACGACGCATCGGACAGCCAGGCCGCCGTCGCCTCGCAGCCGGTAGCCAGGGCGGCTGCCGGGCCATCCGTGCGCGGGAACGCACTGCCGGAGGTCGAACCGGCGGTGCCGGTGGCTGCAGCGGCGGATTCGCTGCCGACGGGGCGGCCCGGGCTCGGGTTCGCCGACGGGATGACCTGGCCCCTGGTCGTGCGTTTGCAGTTGGCATCGCCGGCGCTCGTCAGGGCCCGGCGCGACGGGGACGAGTTCTACGCCGATGTGGCGTGGCCCGCGGATGGGGCGCATCAGCCGGTTCCCGTGGGGGCCATTGTCGCCGGAAGCGCCTATGCGACGCCGACCGGGTTCGTGATCTACTGGGGCGCGGTAGGGCGGCTGAGCCTGGTGCTCGGCGCCGCGGAAGGTGTCGAATTGACCGTCAACGGGGAACCTCGACGCGTCGACCTGCCTCTCGACGGCGGCGAGCTCATTCTCGACCTCGAAGCCGCGGCGTCGCCGCTGCCTTGA
- the uvrB gene encoding excinuclease ABC subunit UvrB → MVGVFRLVAPFEPTGDQPTAIAALTAGVRAGRHCQTLLGVTGSGKTFTIANVIAQLDRPALVFSHNKTLAAQLYGELKAFFPENAVEYFISYYDYYQPEAFIPATNTYIEKDTSINDEIERLRLRATSSLLTRRDVIVVASVSAIYGVGNPRTFRESIIALRRGQSCDRDELLESLVTIQYARNDRDPAFGTFRVRGDTVEVRAAFEERVLRIEFFGDEIEALTWVEPLTGRALAAVGEAAIYPATQFVAEKGGTGAIVDAITKDLEDRLHELDKAGRVVEAQRLASRTRYDLEMIQQVGHCAGVENYSRYFDARSPGERPACLLDYFPGDYLLVIDESHATIPQIGAMYQGDRSRKLNLVEHGFRLPSALDNRPLLFAEFESLMPSTIFVSATPADYELERSGGEVVEQVIRPTGLVDPPITVMPVTGQVDDLLERIRVVTARGERVLVTTLTKKMSEDLTEYLGQAGIKVAYLHSDINALDRIEIVRNLRLGESDVLVGVNLLREGLDLPEVSLVAILDADREGFLRSERSLIQTAGRAARNVNGEVIMYADRITRSMAAAISETQRRRNRQLDWNRVHNLVPRTITKTRQEIMQATAAAGDRGREPGPMAGEHARARDLAARDLSPRDLADLLEREMLEAAEALEFEKAAALRDRLEDLEAQWGLGGPEGKA, encoded by the coding sequence ATCGTGGGAGTGTTCCGGCTCGTCGCCCCGTTCGAACCGACCGGGGATCAACCCACGGCGATCGCCGCACTGACGGCCGGCGTGCGCGCGGGGCGTCACTGCCAGACACTGCTGGGCGTGACGGGCTCCGGCAAGACATTCACGATCGCGAACGTCATAGCCCAGCTCGACCGGCCTGCGCTCGTCTTCAGCCACAACAAGACGCTGGCGGCCCAGCTCTATGGCGAACTGAAGGCGTTCTTCCCGGAGAATGCCGTCGAGTACTTCATCTCGTACTACGACTACTACCAGCCCGAGGCGTTCATCCCCGCCACCAATACGTATATCGAGAAGGACACGAGCATCAACGACGAGATCGAGCGGCTGAGGTTGCGCGCGACCAGCAGCCTGCTCACGCGTCGGGACGTAATCGTCGTGGCCAGCGTCTCGGCGATCTACGGCGTCGGTAATCCGCGTACGTTCCGCGAGAGCATCATCGCGCTCAGGCGGGGCCAGTCGTGCGACCGTGACGAACTGCTCGAGTCGCTGGTGACCATTCAGTACGCCCGCAATGACCGTGACCCGGCATTCGGCACGTTCCGCGTGCGCGGTGACACCGTCGAGGTTCGGGCTGCGTTCGAGGAACGGGTGCTGCGCATCGAGTTCTTCGGGGACGAGATCGAGGCGCTGACCTGGGTCGAGCCCCTGACAGGGCGGGCGCTGGCCGCCGTGGGCGAAGCGGCCATCTACCCGGCAACCCAGTTCGTGGCGGAGAAGGGCGGCACGGGTGCCATCGTCGATGCGATCACGAAGGACCTCGAGGATCGACTGCACGAACTGGACAAGGCGGGCCGCGTGGTGGAGGCGCAGCGACTTGCCTCACGGACCCGTTACGACCTTGAGATGATCCAGCAGGTCGGTCACTGTGCAGGCGTGGAGAACTATTCCCGGTATTTCGACGCGCGGTCGCCGGGCGAGCGGCCCGCCTGCCTGCTCGACTATTTCCCGGGCGACTACCTGCTCGTGATCGACGAATCGCACGCGACCATCCCGCAGATCGGCGCGATGTACCAGGGCGACCGCTCGCGCAAGCTGAACCTGGTTGAGCACGGGTTCCGCCTGCCCAGCGCCCTGGACAACCGGCCGCTGCTGTTCGCGGAGTTCGAGTCGCTGATGCCGAGCACGATCTTCGTGTCCGCGACGCCCGCCGACTACGAGTTGGAACGAAGCGGGGGCGAGGTGGTCGAGCAGGTCATCCGGCCCACGGGCCTGGTGGACCCGCCCATTACCGTGATGCCGGTAACGGGACAGGTGGACGACCTGCTGGAGCGGATCCGCGTGGTTACGGCCCGAGGCGAGCGCGTGCTGGTGACCACCCTGACGAAGAAGATGTCCGAGGACCTGACCGAGTATCTGGGGCAGGCCGGCATCAAGGTGGCCTACCTGCATTCGGACATCAACGCCCTGGACCGGATCGAGATCGTGCGCAACCTTCGCCTCGGCGAGTCGGACGTGCTGGTGGGCGTCAACCTGCTGCGCGAGGGACTGGACCTGCCTGAAGTCTCGCTGGTCGCGATTCTCGACGCGGACCGTGAGGGGTTCCTCCGTTCGGAGCGTTCGCTTATCCAGACCGCTGGACGCGCGGCGCGCAATGTGAACGGCGAGGTGATCATGTACGCCGACCGCATCACCCGCTCGATGGCAGCGGCGATCTCCGAGACACAACGGCGTCGCAATCGCCAGTTGGACTGGAACCGCGTGCACAACCTGGTGCCGCGGACGATCACCAAGACGCGGCAGGAGATCATGCAGGCCACCGCCGCGGCAGGTGATCGCGGGCGTGAGCCCGGACCAATGGCCGGCGAGCACGCGCGTGCACGCGACCTGGCAGCGCGCGACCTCTCGCCGCGGGACCTGGCCGATCTTCTCGAGCGCGAGATGCTGGAGGCTGCCGAGGCCCTTGAGTTCGAGAAGGCGGCGGCGCTGCGCGACCGGCTGGAAGACCTGGAGGCGCAATGGGGACTGGGCGGGCCGGAGGGGAAGGCATGA
- a CDS encoding valine--tRNA ligase, producing the protein MSELREMAQYTPGGLEEKWYRRWEEAGLFQPAADTTGDPFVITLPPPNVTGILHMGHCLGNSVQDTLIRWSRMKGRPTLWVPGTDHASIATEQVVSRQMAEQGLNKREAGREEFLRRAWEWKEQTHGRITTQIRRLGCSLDWSREAFTMDEARNRAVTEAFLRLREKGLIHRDVYLVNWCPHDLTAISDDEVEHREVEGSLWHLRYPLADGSGHVTVATTRPETMFGDVAVAVHPNDPERSRFIGKLVRLPLTDREIPVIGDHHADPEKGTGFVKITPAHDPNDFQVGRRHGLPQVVCMTPSGVMNEQAGRFAGLDRKRARKEVVAALEAEGLVDKIEKHVHQVGHHDRCGTVIEPYLSRQWFLRMDQLAKPALAAVADGEIRLYPERWVGVYNNWMQNIRDWCISRQLWWGHQIPVWYCQDCGADIAAAATPQTCPKCGSAKLERDPDVLDTWFSSWLWTFSPLGWPEQTDDLKRFHPTSVLVTAADIIFFWVARMAMASYEFLGEKPFGEVLFTGIVRDGQGRKMSKSLGNSPDPVDLMDKYGADALRCSLVMLTPTGADVFFDETTLEVGRNFCNKIFQATKLVLGSWDEAGLGAGSEQQPAAPRELDLATVAPATGWDAAPAASLGALWRGVFGGELPVAVTDDDLEPADRWLIAQLHRVTADCDANLERRRLNDASYEVFNFFRHEFCDWYLEAIKPRLRDESRRQPVLLVSVLTLGISYKLLYPVMPFITEELWSWLPPARGFLMTFSFPVCTGPAPFAAEAASFAEVMEIVGVLRNLRAELGVAPGLRGEGVLRPADAGRCGALRAQAPLVALLAKLESVTVSAGGDAPDPAGIGVAGAVEIYLPMKGLVDLDKERQRLQKELDKLQGWLAGTRAKLGNEKFTANAPPQVVAQQREMLAENEAKAATIAERIRSLT; encoded by the coding sequence GTGTCTGAACTCCGTGAGATGGCCCAGTATACCCCCGGCGGCCTTGAGGAAAAATGGTACCGGCGTTGGGAGGAGGCCGGGCTGTTCCAGCCGGCGGCCGATACCACCGGCGACCCGTTCGTCATCACCCTGCCGCCGCCGAATGTCACGGGAATCCTGCATATGGGGCATTGCCTGGGGAACTCTGTCCAGGACACCTTGATCCGCTGGTCCCGCATGAAGGGCCGGCCCACGCTGTGGGTGCCGGGTACCGACCACGCCAGCATCGCCACCGAACAGGTGGTGTCGCGGCAGATGGCCGAGCAGGGGCTCAACAAGCGTGAGGCGGGCCGCGAGGAGTTCCTGCGCCGGGCCTGGGAGTGGAAGGAGCAGACGCACGGGCGCATCACCACGCAGATCCGGCGCCTGGGCTGTTCGCTCGACTGGAGCCGCGAGGCGTTCACGATGGACGAGGCGCGCAATCGCGCCGTCACCGAGGCCTTCCTGCGCCTGCGGGAGAAGGGGCTGATCCACCGGGACGTCTACCTGGTGAACTGGTGCCCCCACGACTTGACCGCGATCAGCGATGACGAAGTGGAACACCGCGAGGTGGAGGGCAGCCTTTGGCACCTGCGCTACCCGCTGGCAGACGGGTCGGGGCATGTCACGGTCGCGACGACGCGGCCCGAGACGATGTTCGGCGATGTCGCGGTGGCTGTGCACCCGAACGATCCGGAGCGGAGCCGCTTCATCGGCAAGCTCGTCAGGCTGCCGCTGACCGATCGCGAGATTCCGGTGATCGGCGACCACCATGCCGATCCGGAGAAGGGCACCGGCTTCGTGAAGATCACGCCGGCGCACGACCCGAACGACTTCCAGGTCGGCCGCCGGCACGGGCTGCCGCAGGTCGTGTGCATGACGCCGTCGGGCGTGATGAACGAGCAGGCCGGCCGGTTCGCCGGCCTCGACCGCAAGCGGGCGCGCAAGGAAGTGGTCGCGGCTCTCGAAGCCGAGGGACTGGTCGACAAGATCGAGAAGCACGTGCACCAGGTGGGCCACCACGACCGTTGCGGCACCGTGATCGAGCCGTACCTGTCGCGGCAGTGGTTCCTGCGCATGGACCAGTTGGCGAAGCCGGCGCTGGCGGCCGTCGCCGACGGCGAGATCCGGCTCTATCCCGAACGCTGGGTCGGTGTCTACAACAACTGGATGCAGAACATCCGCGACTGGTGCATCAGCCGGCAGCTGTGGTGGGGGCACCAGATCCCCGTCTGGTACTGCCAGGACTGCGGCGCCGACATCGCTGCGGCTGCGACGCCCCAGACCTGCCCGAAATGCGGGAGTGCGAAGCTGGAGCGCGACCCCGACGTACTGGACACCTGGTTCAGCAGCTGGCTCTGGACCTTCTCGCCCCTGGGCTGGCCGGAGCAGACCGACGATCTCAAGCGCTTCCATCCGACGTCCGTGCTGGTGACGGCCGCGGACATCATCTTTTTCTGGGTCGCCCGCATGGCCATGGCCAGTTACGAGTTCCTGGGCGAGAAGCCGTTCGGCGAAGTGTTGTTCACGGGCATCGTGCGCGACGGCCAGGGCCGCAAGATGAGCAAGTCGCTGGGCAACAGCCCCGACCCGGTCGACCTGATGGACAAGTACGGCGCCGATGCGCTGCGCTGCAGCCTGGTCATGCTGACGCCGACGGGCGCCGACGTCTTCTTCGACGAGACGACGCTCGAGGTGGGGCGCAACTTCTGCAACAAGATCTTCCAGGCCACCAAGCTCGTGCTGGGCTCCTGGGACGAGGCCGGCCTGGGCGCCGGCAGCGAGCAGCAGCCGGCCGCGCCGCGTGAACTGGACCTGGCGACGGTGGCGCCGGCCACCGGCTGGGACGCCGCGCCGGCCGCGTCGCTGGGCGCACTCTGGCGAGGCGTGTTCGGCGGCGAGTTGCCGGTGGCGGTGACGGACGACGACCTGGAGCCGGCCGACCGCTGGCTCATCGCCCAGTTGCACCGCGTGACGGCCGACTGCGATGCCAACCTGGAGCGGCGCCGGCTCAACGATGCCTCATACGAGGTGTTCAATTTCTTCCGCCACGAGTTCTGCGACTGGTATCTCGAGGCGATCAAGCCGCGCCTGAGGGACGAGTCGCGGCGCCAGCCGGTGCTTCTCGTCTCGGTCCTGACCCTGGGGATCTCCTACAAGCTGCTGTACCCGGTGATGCCGTTCATCACCGAGGAACTGTGGAGCTGGCTGCCTCCGGCGCGCGGCTTTCTGATGACCTTTTCGTTCCCGGTCTGCACGGGGCCGGCGCCTTTCGCCGCGGAAGCCGCGTCGTTTGCCGAGGTCATGGAGATCGTGGGCGTGCTGCGGAACCTGCGCGCGGAACTGGGCGTCGCACCGGGACTGCGCGGAGAAGGCGTGCTGCGGCCGGCCGACGCCGGTCGTTGCGGGGCCCTGCGCGCGCAGGCGCCGCTGGTGGCGCTGCTGGCCAAGCTGGAAAGCGTTACCGTGTCGGCTGGCGGAGACGCGCCGGACCCGGCAGGGATCGGTGTCGCGGGCGCCGTGGAGATCTACCTGCCCATGAAGGGGTTGGTCGACCTCGACAAGGAGCGCCAGCGGTTGCAGAAGGAACTCGACAAGCTGCAGGGTTGGCTGGCAGGGACGCGGGCGAAGCTGGGCAACGAGAAGTTCACGGCCAACGCCCCGCCGCAGGTGGTCGCGCAGCAACGCGAGATGCTGGCCGAGAATGAGGCGAAGGCCGCAACGATTGCCGAGCGCATCAGGTCGCTGACCTGA
- the nadC gene encoding carboxylating nicotinate-nucleotide diphosphorylase yields the protein MDAGAAAGFPAGEWLDQLVVRSLREDVGPGDVSTDVAVAAGARAAGALRARSAGVVAGLPLVARVYRELDPGVSFEPLVADGVAVTAGQSLARLSGPAGSLLTGERTALNFVQHLSGIATLTARYVAAVAGTRCLVLDTRKTLPGYRELAKYAVRCGGGANHRFGLYDRVLLKDNHWAAGDGIADMVARARLRWPALPIEVEVDTAAQLDLVLPLGVEWIMLDNFTPDEVAAAVGERNRAGSSTRLEASGNVTLDTVAAYAQAGADAVSVGRLTHSAPALDLGLDLDLT from the coding sequence ATGGATGCGGGTGCGGCTGCCGGGTTCCCGGCTGGTGAATGGCTGGACCAGCTGGTGGTCCGCAGCCTTCGCGAGGACGTGGGTCCGGGCGACGTCAGCACGGATGTGGCCGTTGCGGCCGGCGCGCGGGCGGCCGGCGCCCTGCGCGCGCGGAGCGCCGGCGTTGTCGCGGGCCTGCCGCTCGTGGCGCGGGTCTACCGTGAACTCGATCCCGGGGTGTCCTTCGAACCCCTGGTGGCGGACGGCGTGGCCGTGACCGCCGGCCAGTCGCTGGCGCGACTGTCCGGCCCGGCGGGTTCGCTGCTGACGGGTGAACGCACGGCCCTCAACTTCGTGCAGCATCTCAGCGGCATCGCGACGTTGACCGCCCGGTACGTGGCCGCGGTGGCGGGCACCCGCTGCCTGGTGCTGGATACGCGCAAGACGTTACCTGGTTATCGTGAGCTCGCCAAGTACGCGGTGCGCTGCGGCGGCGGCGCCAACCACCGCTTCGGGCTCTACGATCGCGTGCTGCTCAAGGACAACCACTGGGCTGCCGGCGACGGCATCGCCGACATGGTCGCTCGGGCGCGGTTGCGGTGGCCGGCCTTGCCCATCGAGGTGGAGGTGGACACGGCGGCGCAGCTGGACCTGGTGCTGCCGCTGGGCGTGGAGTGGATCATGCTCGACAACTTCACGCCTGACGAGGTGGCGGCGGCGGTCGGGGAGCGGAACCGCGCGGGATCATCGACCCGCCTCGAGGCCTCCGGCAACGTGACGCTCGATACGGTCGCGGCGTACGCACAGGCCGGCGCCGATGCCGTCTCGGTCGGGCGCCTGACGCACTCGGCGCCCGCCCTTGACCTGGGACTGGACCTGGACCTCACATGA
- a CDS encoding chemotaxis protein CheB, with protein sequence MVHHGVAPGRSLDAKSALTVVEAAEGDVLHAGKVYIAPGGRHLTAVREGAQAVVRLNEDAPEQSVRPAADVMLRSLARIAGAQRVLAAVMTGMGEYGLAGVRLVKAAGGWCVTQRENSCVV encoded by the coding sequence GTGGTCCACCACGGTGTCGCTCCTGGCCGCAGCCTCGATGCAAAGTCGGCGCTGACGGTTGTCGAAGCGGCCGAAGGCGATGTGCTCCATGCAGGCAAGGTCTACATCGCGCCGGGCGGCCGTCACCTGACGGCGGTTCGGGAAGGCGCTCAGGCTGTGGTCAGGTTGAATGAAGACGCTCCGGAACAGAGCGTTCGCCCCGCCGCCGACGTGATGCTGCGTTCCTTGGCCCGGATCGCCGGTGCGCAACGCGTGCTCGCGGCCGTTATGACCGGCATGGGCGAGTACGGCCTGGCCGGCGTGCGCCTCGTGAAGGCGGCCGGTGGCTGGTGCGTGACGCAACGCGAGAACTC